The sequence atatctcaatttatcaatacAATCtttaatcgaacagatagaaatctgtgagcctgattgatatgagaaataacttgaacggtaccaaagaccaatgttcaagtgtcaatcaatttcaatcagcaaccaaaggtcagatttaccaattgattgaactacacacgacctgtgatatttcaattatataaacaaatataatgctaatacatacaccagaagttttgttaatgaggaaactgcaaatgcagaaaaaccccgggacctagtccagatttgaacaccaaattgtattaagattctacagacaatagcctactacaagttaactttagactggaatgtacttgatccctaaccaagtctcacaccgattaaggtacagtcgcgttccttacgcctctgaaccccagcaggactctaagcacttgattctcttatctgatctcacccacaactaagagttgctacaacccaatatcgaagactttataaacaaatctttctcccacagaaaagtctattctgatagataaattgtctcccatagaaatacctacgaagtttttgttacgtcttttgataaatcaaggtgaatgggaaccaattcataatccggtcttatattcccgaataacggcctagaaatatcaaccatCTCACAATAACTTacctatatggtagtagaacaagtcattgtggaatcacaaagaatgagacgaatagctttgtgattacttttgtggatggggaaaaacgggtcgccggtttttcgggaaaTGGAGAGACGAGCGTGGTGTCGATACTCCTCGACCAggcaaaatggtaatcctcacacagatgcaccgctgcaaagggggttcttagattcgggaaatcaatttgtatgactccggcctaaaccaagacaatggtcgttccagagtcaattcggtcgcaaagagggagatgggttaatctgtatgagggaatctgagaattgtgtgggatcagtgatgatcgaggattgtgggtgtgttgaaggtttctgcaataatggtgaactgctgaagttgagttctgtgaataagtttgtatcgagttgttgacggaaaaCGTTGATACTGATTTGTCGTCCTCgattttgacttatttatattgcaagaatgataaACTCTAATAcctgtaagtgtgatggtttcttaagtgaaagagtgggaaaatgggagATCGTGCTAAAGtgagttccatgtcgtgtggagacttgactgatcgtgcacccactactttgctaactccttcaaccgtttacacgacttacgcacatttctcgttgtggatgaatccacgtgtcgtagaccgccagaccaaaaccctaagtgattatccccccatttgtgacgtgattgatgtctcacaaatcgtggagtctgcggggcagacgtgttttgattagtcaattgttgactgattagacaatgagtctaagtttggtAAATCAAGCATGGAtggtgaatgctcggcgattcatgggttgaacatgtagttctatgAAAAGATGTCAGTATGATGGATTACCAACTAGTtgagcgattgagcaagtattgctcaattctgcgaattacgaGAATTTAATGAGAAACTAagcaagtactgctcaattctgcaaatattgagaatttgatggacaactgagcaagtattgctcaactctgcaaattactgaatattaagaatttgatgggcaactgagcaatatcgtgaattttcagaagagtttcatcttggctgagaattctcgattttttggcGGAATGAGAATGTAtgatcaattcatcaatattttaaaaatattaaaataggaatgttttaatatttaaaatcgccgtgagaggctagccggccgtgtgaccatgttggcttttggtttttcgtgattcgagcaatatttgagaaaatatggagaactcacgaattttactcaaacccatgagtttcatgaattcggaaaataataattatgagaaattagggattgcaaggtgtgggaccggccacggctaaggcatggccggccggccaagttgcccggtcccgcacacctttcccaattttattattatttttcatgaatccttgaggttatggagagtccttgaagatatggagaatccatgagtttttattgaaaaaaggagtttaattataaaaagctaggaattgtgaggtgtgggaccggccacggcttgggcatggtcggccggctgggttacccggtcccgcacacttttccttattttataatattatttagagaatccaccaagttatggagaattcacaagttttgcacaaaataaggaattttgctaagatggagaaccctcatgagtttatgaaaataaaataaggaaaaataatgggaggGGCGCGGACCGACAGTGGCTAGGGCACGGTCGGCCGGCGGGCCGGTGGCCCACCGTGAGcgcctccattattttattattattttaatgtttactCCTGTTTTGCGAGGGATTccccattgtttcatatttttggatgctcgttcgtgcatctgggtgctcagtcgtgcatcattgtcgagtacacttgcaccatttttgtggggattactcactgatggtccagatgcccggttgttgagtatttattactaatttatgaaattcagtggagaataattcatgaaactaagtaataaaaatgaatagttgttcattattaattcataagatcagatgtggattcgactatgaattcataataataaaacgagcattaccatcctatgggatcgtggattcgaccatagaatcagagtaattaagatttatctatcaccatttcatgagaccagtggatgaaatcggagtaatgagataatatagttgtttcattgctattctatgagatcaagccgtggattcgatcatagaatcagaacaattgtttattaccattccatgggatcaggccgtggatttgaccatggaataggagcaattgttatttccattccatgggatcaggccatggattcgaccatggaataggagcaattgttatttccattccatgggattaggccgtggatttgaccatggaataggagaaacgatagattattctgggaattcagtagtgaatgttacgacagaggtaatctacttcaaaaaagatattagccagttaaagcgtcacatctattctgagtggtgcatagtcagggagtcacgatgttgtttacgacctgaaggcgttagtgttctcaatctacggagaaccgcctgaatctatgcactctctccaaataatcagggaacggtgaagtgtcaccgacttcctgaaggcgtccgccgcccaactattcttctatgtagaggtgggtcactctcctgcagtcagggaacagtgagtatcaccgacgtcctgaaggcgttaagtcctcaatctacggagaaccgcccaaatatgttattctgcatagagggaaACAATGAAATGCCAGGATTGAAtgctcagctggtggaggcttttcgaaaacatattcatcatggcttcgtaaaatatgaatcgttgcatgcctgaaagccgcgtctaaacatgcctcatgattttatgattttgccctttgttgaaaatccaacatctatattaagtcccctgcttagtggggaacagtcatgttccgcagtatgcattaaatggtgattttcagtcgacgagatcagtgattgaactcagtctacaaaggtaatttcagaatcctcgatttgccccaatgatgtcatgtacgagcaaatgcgcgGATGAGAACTCTGATAGTAAGGTAGAGTGCTACCTcatgagcgtggagagatgaggcactgctgatttgggtgTTTGGAATCTTAGTTATGGTCGATTTAGTATttgcgggcccgagcccaaaaaagtaAACCCAtggtttattaggttttggaaataaatttgatataaaagggaagaagccttgaaattcttttttgtgttttgaTTGACCGACCACTCTTCTCCTCGCCATCATTTCACGAGAAGTAGCAGGAAAATTCACCGGAGCCAGTAGCACCGCTGCCCGTACGATCACCGCCGGCCGAATTCCGTCCGGCGCCGACAGGTAAgttcgtgattttttttttgctgctaGTTTTATGATTGATGAGTTGTCCATAAAACCAAAATCCCATGGCCGTATGCATATGacttatgaaggatttttagaaaacgtatgtatatgcacgtgatagacgcatttatgtgtctaatttgtcctcaatgtttcgtattgttagtactcgatttcgtacttattatggtgttttctgtgtttgtaggtattttttggaaataaatattgatggaaaattcggctcaaaaagttgttgaaggcaccccggaggacatatgttattcagactccagcaacggataaggggcgaccactggataaggggtgaccttctttaacaaattcaaaattttgttttggcgggaaaatggtgaagagaactggcatattttcaatcggatgtttggacgtgatttagcgagattcaatccctgaaacttcatgggtagatgtgatttgtcataacaaagctggtatgggtgtttttttcgatcaaatttggctagataacccaagatatgaaatcagagcatcactggttggttttccattccgagtcctgattgagtgaccaagagattttcgcgtggctgctgcatgttggaacacatctggacaatgactggatgcgttgagagtaatttggcgtggggaagcagcgtgagaagctaaatcagggaagaaaatattcccaaaatatttttcatcaaggacgagttaagagagaattatcttgagttatagcgagatttcttggtgctactggatatataaagggtgctggtgTTCATAAAggaggatggagagtttgggagaggaatagagcaccacatagtcgaaaaatcaagctgcagaaaccaccatttctgctgctgcatagctgaagaacacgaataacaaaccagcaaagacagtcgtttttctacagtgataacgactcacagccgagggtcgtacatcagaggcagacttattttctacagtatcagtgacacatactgggggtcgttctggtttgtaacacatataactgttacaaacccggttttcattatatttcttccttttcatcatttgtaaaccatttttgagcattaataatgaatttcgagcgtgtttccaacaacatgatgagctaaaccctatcactgggacaacagaggaagcaacttttcatgattgtggtaaatgaattaattcttttgttgactttttgcatagatttaattgctttatgatttctgttaattatttgttattttgttagatgtcgcatgcttagttctaaatactttagatgcgtcatgcttttaacttacaaataatattttacgaaatctatttttggcaaagaactagagtcacaacttcttttgtttgagctatattgtctagagttaatgactgaaccataacaatatgaaaagtagtggaatcccgcgtctcagagtctcttcatcttgtgaaaaattgtgtatatatatttttccttattttctttattaagtcttaaaaaaaattctcaacaaatctgagtgaacgaatcatcttactacaacatcattgaaaaatacgatcaatttttggcgccgccgatgcggatttttttataaatttgtttttagttttttttatttgttcctttttacgccttttggtatttcttgtttgctttcagatttggaactgagctaaataaaaggggagaaagtgctgaaaacaaaagcgaaaccaaagaaaaaaagaaggaggaatccaaaaggagtgaagaagaaaatttttctatatagatattctattttatttcattttttttagaaactgtaattaaggtttttatttttgtaatcttttatttttggacatttttttattttcggacattgaactttgggactttattttttttaaaccctacggaagggtagttttaaatacaaactgtgtgcagagaaggacgatgattacgatatcgtctcggcccctcgggttcgtacacgacattggagttgtggtacgagtcgacttcaacggttcatcccccgtctggaacgggaggtaagaattctaaacacccgcgaatcccctgtcagcgggtttacttgatgattttgtatgcctaaatgttgaggacctgaaatcggatttaattttctagtaaagggcaaggcctagccaaatcaagataaggactcggatttcattaccgtttccttcttgcgcgccttaggaacacgtaacctacgcgaacctaagcttaaaatactgactagaacgataccaatagggtaacgagcttaataggaaagtcattcgaaaaatattggttactcttttaagcatacttcaaagttcatgatggtttctgtgaattgaatgcgtgactgcgccgccttgtaattccggtgaggccttgggtatcaaagctccactgagcttccctcgcctcaattcaacttacttttactcggattgattccagaggggtttgctcaaattgtaaggaattccctttcgaaggattagaagctggtctagaaacaatctaagggagccatcattctttttgtttgctagataaaataggtttgttgtggtcgagtcagccttgtttgtgcttgtgtagaattcctttgcagttaggatgtcaaaatggTATTATAATAgtcatcacaatgaatatgaatatccagctgaacaatatggacatcactctttttatgaccatagtgtgaatagtggttgggaacgccaacctttcgaaggttatgggtcataccctggtgagcccaattactgtccacacgtgcatcagtcttacgagcaagaagattatagtactagttctttgtCTCTATAGgacacaatcaaactattgaaaagaagtcctttttatgatccctctgttcttattcctcctttagaagagtccctcaggaagttagctgagtcgacgcgtaagttagctgagatgaatagtataattatagacgaaaaaactacaataatgagtgaaccttctttagaagaccacctcaagcggatagctgagacgaacgaaagaattgctcgaaattacttgaatttccaatatagtgtatccaataatatccttgagaatgaagatagttatttacataatcaagataacgaggttagaattggtagcactacttgttttgatgaggttcgatctttttcatgttattatgataaggatagtgttgatggagaatcatacttatgtaggaatagtgatcaggaaatggttactccaattgagctttacaatgataatattatttctagttcaaatccaaataattttaataattattcacctattcaaaaggacgaggatttgactagagataccctcgttttagacgatgtagtatttcctgtttacaaagccgataatgatttagaggaacgagtttattctgagaataatgttttagactctagcgatttagaaataatagtcttagacgaagaagatgaactcgtagagcttttaaatatgagtgaggatgcatcacctgagtataacctaaaagaagcaattgaccattttcaggattccgatgatctagaaattagggaaattgtagttagtctacctagagacatcaaaaactctaagtttgggggtgattatcattctccctgtgatTTACCTTtatctcttagaaagttccctcgtgtagggcttgaagtttgtgcctcaaccatcgtacaagattatctccatacacgttttcccgaacctaataatgtccagaaagaagctcagttgttagaaacccattctctggttgatgtggttaacccaggctatgataccaagattgaatttgttttcccaccaaaaacttttcttccaattgtgggaacatataattttcagatgtgtcggttattaagttttgagactgaacctaattactttaggagaatagggtcgacacattttcttaaggaagaccacctctttcattgtggtcagctatgtgagtcaaatctgattgacttagaggatccccaattattcggTCTTTTGTTATgttcttctaagttcttagttgagtttttccagactctaatacctgaaccggatcttagctttgaggaaatccaaccgatgaaaaccttttatttggacccttttatagagcctgaacatgaaccacaactagatgtaattgtcttaagcaagggtatgttcggtatcttcttggtctgttgtagtttcctcttcttgtgggtaatactttttgatccagatgacccgcaattattccggctacttctttatgattctacgaggtgactaactCTTCCaatgtatggctgaagactttaaacttagcacttcttgggaggtaacccatgctcatgcaacacggtaatatctttacttaactcttttgcttcaagtggtaacagtttctccttgttcacgcttttaattttatctttagaacattgaggacaatgttagatttaagtttgggggtatgggggaaactttttagttgcagtataaataaactccagagcctagaaatttatgcatattaaggatagcactatccaatctaagtggatgggaacatcttggttgtaggagttgaggaaccaatctgattagatggaaacatctaaagagtctattaataaaagcacagagctcaggtgttagaattaaaaaaaaaaaacatggtagtttcgccgtatctcgttgaatcctaatccttctgtttttgtttttaagtgatttggtggggcacacgattcaagttgttacctttgctagggtgaaatagggtgattgagatactcaaaaaaaaaaaaaaaaaaaaaattaagaccagaccatcagaccaaccggaataaattcaataaagtcgaccactggtgccattgtatatgccagttgtgttgacctagagttaggtttatcgaccactggtccccttgtatatgccagttgtgttgatattagtcagaccggtatctcagtccattaggataggttcatcttggcagaggccttcagacagatatgggaaacaccgttcactttaaaccatcgattttttctctttatccatcttcttaatctttccatgtgattggttgactccggttatgatgtacagaaactatctgagtagagctctgtcactttatatgaattttagtatgcttgagtggaaactcgtgtacaacaattggaatttcgcatcagggtacttcctcctgtagtcaataggtatgccaaccaaggagattctttagtgccttccaaggttctgcatagatagctagggtctggagtaatggttttgtgggtacacctctggtaaaccctcccgagattaactcagttttattttcttattattagttttgctcgaggactagaaaataataagtttgggggtatttgatagacgcatttatgtgtctaatttgtcctcaatgtttcgtattgttagtactcgatttcatacttattatggtgttttgtgtgtttgtaggtattttttggaaataaatattaatggaaaaaagttgttaaaggcaccccggaggacatatgttattcggactccagcaacggataaggggcgaccactggataaggggtgaccttctttaacaaattcaaaattttgttttggcgggaaaatggtgaagagaactggcatattttcaatcggatgtttggacgtgatttaatgagattcaatccctgaaacttcatgggtagatgtgatttgtcataacaaagctggtatgggtgtttgtttcaatcaaatttggctagataacccaagatatgaaatcagagcatcactggttggttttccattctgagtcctgattgagtgacctagagattttcgcgtggctgctgcatgttggaacacttctggacaatgactggatgcgttgagagtaatttggcgtggggaagcagcgtgagaagctaaatcatggaagaaaatattcccaaattttttttcatcaaggccgagttaagagagaattatcttgagttatagcgagatttcttggtgctactggctatataaagggtgctggtgTTTCATAAAggaggatggagagtttgggagaggaatagagcaccacagagtcgaaaagtCAAGCTGCAGAAACCACcattctgctgctgcatagctgaagaacacgaagaacagaccagcaaagacagtcgtttttctacagtgataacgactcacagccgagggtcgtacatcagaggcagacttatttgctacagtatcagtgacacatattgtgggtcgttctggtttgtaacacatataactgttacaaacccggttttcattatatttctcccttttcatcatttgtaaaccatttttgagcaataataatgaatttcgagcgtgtttccaacaacatgatgagctaaaccctatcattgggacaacggagaaagcaacttttcatgattgtggtaaatgaattaattcttttattgactttttgcatagatttaattgctttatgatttctgttaattatttgttattttgttagatgtcgcatgcttagttctaaatactttagatgcgtcatgcttttaacttacaaataatattttacgaaatctatttttggcaaagaactagagtcacaacttcttttgttttagctatattgtctagagttaatgactgaaccataacaatatgaaaagtagtggaatcccgcgtctcagcgtctcttcatcttgtcacaaattgtgtatatatatttttccttattttctttattaagtcttaaaacaaattctcaacaaatctgagtgtaCGAattatcttactacaacatcattgaaaaatacgatCAGCACGTTGGTTCGTTAGTCGTAGGAACGAgcaaaaaatccctaatatggaagagagacataaaattttgaatagatatGACCTAGTTGCAGTAGCAAaaggttttgtttattaggtttcatgaaaacccaagtttgtttttgaaGCACACAATTTATGAGTTTGGTGAATTCACAGTGTATGTGTGATTCAGCATTTTTATAGCGTATGTACGCGCAAAAATCAGTGAGTGCTCACAtagaaggttatgtgaattactcatagtttctcgaaaagtcggtgttgactcttgaataatatgtttcACGCTcgattttgcaggtttgaaagaacgagcaagttttgggggTTTTacattgttatcactaagttcgtgaaatcgtaaataggtaagaattGAGGAATACCATTTTTGCAGGCGTTAATACCAGCGTGTTTGTAACTCCATATTCCTTGTCTCTGAAAATGGTGACTTCTAGCAGCAGCAACGATTATCCTTCCAGCTCTTCAGAAGAGGATTTCAAACCTTCCACAGTCAAAAGTCGAGCTAAAGAGAATCGTGATATATCCGTCGACAATCAGCGAGTCACTTATGCTGAGATCAGGAAGAGAAAAGCTGAAGATGACGAGTTGGAGGATCGTCTACGAAGAAGATCCCGAATTGAGCTTCGGATAGTGAAGGCTGAGGATAAGCTTCATTCCCGTGCTGAAGGTGTATCTTCAGACTCTGATGCTTCAGAGGATGAATCTATGTGGGGACCACCGGAGCGTGAAATCAAGCCGGAGCGGTACACTAGAGAAATTGAGAAGCTGACCCGAGCTGATCCCGAGGCTGAGCGTGAGGAGGAAGCTGGATGGGACACCTAT comes from Papaver somniferum cultivar HN1 chromosome 7, ASM357369v1, whole genome shotgun sequence and encodes:
- the LOC113295236 gene encoding glutamic acid-rich protein-like, with product MVTSSSSNDYPSSSSEEDFKPSTVKSRAKENRDISVDNQRVTYAEIRKRKAEDDELEDRLRRRSRIELRIVKAEDKLHSRAEGVSSDSDASEDESMWGPPEREIKPERYTREIEKLTRADPEAEREEEAGWDTYEEDIHPYFVNGLDNDSDEDREEDSAEDDDDGHDDSDKSNASDESD